A single region of the Euryarchaeota archaeon genome encodes:
- a CDS encoding DNA polymerase II large subunit codes for MAAYFKRLETATRIEYQIAERARSQGLDPETKVEVPPAEDLAARVEAQVEIPGVAKLIRDETKQGKNREEVALAVSKTVARDWHAKTGDRRSAVDKAIRTGLSILTEGITVAPLDGISETKLRRNVDGTEYVSILFAGPIRSAGGTAQALSVLIGDLARRDLGLARYIPSQDEIDRYKEEIPAYKQEVRLQYSPSDAEVELVVRNCPVSIDGEGTQDREVTGKRDLPRLDTNQLRGGMALVLAEGVCQKAAKIQKHVKTLGMDGWEFIDELMKKGKKAEPGAKTGAKPEITPNHRFMDDLIAGRPVFSHPSCAGGFRLRYGRARTAGLASTAIHPATMFLLDEFLAVGTQMKIERPGKGTVVTPCDTIEGPMVLLASGALVEVGSTAEAVELRPLVKRVVDLGEILIPFGEFAENNAVLPQSPYCVEWWEMEMRAAGNGDEQAGGTTVSQSAGPKADAGTPDSKTGPVPSPSTAEEAFALAEKSGVALHPRFNLFWHDLSARDMAALSQFVEDKGRWERGTLVLPAEAAMKELLVTLGALHDVRNGENQLGRHSYSLLRGLGLDVRGETMVRRVPLAAVGDERDPLAIASKLAGVVIKGRSPYRIGARMGRPEKAAERLMNPPVHSLFPIGIAGGAQRKVVDAAKGYVPESQKKSIARPENAGSVGRTRAADGSVASSLPRGVVEVEVGLRTCSGCGERTFANRCGSCGKHTLVSKERPTPQRVDLGELVDGVEKDLGLTKVPDGVKGVQGLISRQKTPEPLHKGVLRAIHGVYVFKDGTTRFDMTDVPLTHFRPREIHVDVKTLVDLGYKTDIDGLPLETDDQVLELFTQDLVVSKGCLEYLARTAAFMDDLLEKYYHLPRHYRLKKDQDLIGHLLVGLAPHTSGGVLGRLIGWTDAQAGFAHPFYHASKRRNCDGDEDCVMLLLDALVNFSRSYLPGSTGGLMDAPLVLATRIDPSEIDKEAHNIDVGASYPLAFYEATTTHPSPKDVSKLIDDVAKRLGKTSQYRGFRFTHDTKNIAEGPRLSAYKSLGTMMEKMEGQLELASKIRAVDAANVASRVIETHFLPDLIGNLRAFSKQSMRCTKCGTKYRRIPLAGVCIKEAGGRRCGNGLTMTVHEASVKKYLEVSKRISEKYAVDAYTRQRIELIEESMNSLFLSDKVKKSKLSDFM; via the coding sequence ATGGCCGCATACTTCAAACGGCTCGAGACGGCGACGCGCATCGAATACCAGATCGCCGAACGGGCGCGCTCGCAAGGCCTCGACCCGGAGACGAAGGTGGAGGTGCCACCGGCCGAGGACCTTGCCGCGCGCGTCGAGGCCCAAGTCGAGATACCGGGCGTTGCGAAACTCATACGCGACGAGACGAAACAGGGGAAGAACCGTGAAGAGGTCGCCCTCGCCGTCTCAAAGACGGTCGCACGCGACTGGCACGCCAAGACCGGCGACCGGCGCTCGGCCGTCGACAAGGCCATCCGCACGGGCCTCTCCATCCTCACCGAAGGGATAACGGTCGCCCCGCTCGACGGGATCTCGGAGACGAAGCTCCGGCGCAACGTCGACGGCACCGAATACGTCTCAATACTCTTCGCCGGCCCCATCCGTTCGGCCGGAGGCACGGCCCAGGCGCTCTCGGTCCTCATTGGCGATCTGGCGCGGCGCGACCTGGGGCTTGCCCGCTACATCCCGTCGCAGGACGAGATCGACCGGTACAAAGAGGAGATCCCCGCCTACAAGCAGGAAGTGAGGCTCCAGTACAGCCCAAGCGACGCCGAAGTCGAACTCGTGGTGCGTAATTGCCCGGTATCGATCGACGGCGAGGGCACGCAGGACCGCGAAGTCACCGGGAAGCGCGACCTACCGCGGCTTGATACGAACCAACTACGAGGCGGCATGGCCCTGGTCCTCGCGGAGGGCGTCTGTCAGAAGGCAGCGAAGATCCAGAAGCACGTGAAGACGCTCGGCATGGACGGTTGGGAGTTCATTGACGAGCTCATGAAGAAAGGCAAGAAGGCGGAGCCCGGCGCGAAGACCGGGGCAAAGCCGGAGATCACCCCGAACCACAGGTTCATGGACGACCTCATCGCCGGCCGCCCCGTTTTTTCCCACCCATCGTGCGCGGGGGGTTTCCGTCTCCGGTACGGCAGGGCCCGCACCGCTGGCCTCGCCTCGACGGCGATACACCCGGCGACGATGTTCCTCCTCGACGAATTCCTCGCCGTCGGCACGCAGATGAAGATCGAACGGCCTGGTAAAGGGACGGTCGTGACCCCTTGCGACACGATCGAGGGCCCCATGGTGCTCTTGGCCTCGGGAGCTCTCGTCGAGGTCGGTTCGACGGCCGAGGCGGTCGAACTCCGTCCTCTCGTGAAGCGCGTCGTCGACCTCGGGGAGATACTCATCCCCTTCGGCGAGTTCGCGGAGAACAACGCAGTCTTGCCCCAGAGCCCTTACTGCGTCGAATGGTGGGAAATGGAGATGCGGGCGGCCGGGAACGGCGACGAGCAGGCGGGCGGCACCACCGTCTCGCAATCAGCCGGCCCCAAAGCGGACGCGGGAACACCCGACTCCAAGACAGGCCCCGTGCCGTCGCCGAGCACCGCGGAGGAGGCGTTCGCGTTGGCCGAGAAGTCAGGCGTCGCCCTTCATCCGCGCTTCAACCTCTTCTGGCACGACCTCAGCGCCAGGGACATGGCGGCCCTCTCGCAGTTCGTCGAAGACAAAGGCCGTTGGGAGCGGGGGACGCTCGTGCTACCGGCCGAAGCCGCCATGAAGGAACTCCTCGTCACACTGGGTGCGCTCCACGACGTTCGAAACGGTGAGAACCAGCTCGGGCGCCACTCCTATTCACTCCTTCGTGGCCTTGGACTTGACGTCCGCGGCGAAACGATGGTAAGGCGCGTTCCGCTGGCGGCCGTCGGCGACGAGCGTGACCCCTTGGCCATCGCCTCGAAACTCGCAGGTGTGGTCATCAAGGGACGTTCCCCGTACCGAATCGGGGCGCGGATGGGCCGGCCCGAGAAGGCGGCCGAACGCCTCATGAACCCGCCGGTGCACTCGCTTTTTCCCATCGGGATCGCCGGCGGCGCCCAGCGCAAGGTCGTCGATGCGGCCAAGGGCTACGTCCCCGAGTCACAAAAGAAGAGCATCGCGAGACCCGAGAACGCCGGCTCGGTCGGAAGGACGCGGGCGGCCGACGGAAGCGTCGCGTCGAGCCTGCCCCGGGGCGTCGTCGAGGTCGAGGTGGGCCTACGCACGTGCAGCGGCTGCGGCGAGCGCACGTTCGCCAACCGGTGCGGTTCCTGCGGCAAACACACGCTCGTCTCCAAGGAACGGCCCACGCCGCAACGCGTAGACCTTGGAGAACTCGTCGACGGGGTGGAGAAGGACCTGGGCCTTACGAAGGTCCCGGACGGCGTGAAGGGCGTCCAAGGCCTCATCAGCCGGCAGAAGACGCCCGAACCGCTTCACAAAGGGGTCCTACGCGCGATCCACGGCGTCTACGTCTTCAAGGACGGGACGACCCGGTTCGACATGACGGACGTCCCGCTCACTCACTTCCGGCCGCGCGAGATCCACGTGGACGTGAAGACCCTCGTGGACCTTGGGTACAAGACCGACATCGACGGGCTGCCCCTGGAGACGGACGATCAAGTCCTCGAACTCTTCACCCAGGACCTCGTCGTGAGCAAGGGCTGCCTCGAGTACCTGGCGAGGACGGCCGCCTTCATGGACGATCTTCTGGAGAAGTACTACCACCTCCCGCGCCACTACCGCCTGAAGAAGGATCAGGACCTCATCGGGCACCTGCTTGTGGGGCTTGCGCCGCACACCTCGGGCGGCGTCTTGGGCCGCCTCATCGGTTGGACGGACGCCCAGGCCGGGTTCGCGCATCCTTTCTACCACGCGTCCAAGCGCAGGAACTGCGACGGCGACGAGGACTGCGTGATGCTTCTTCTCGACGCGCTCGTGAACTTCAGCCGCTCGTACCTGCCGGGCTCGACCGGCGGCCTCATGGACGCACCACTCGTCCTCGCCACCAGGATCGACCCGTCAGAGATCGACAAGGAGGCCCACAACATCGACGTCGGGGCCTCGTACCCGTTGGCGTTCTACGAGGCGACGACCACCCACCCGAGCCCGAAGGACGTGTCGAAGCTCATCGACGACGTCGCAAAACGGCTCGGGAAGACCTCCCAGTACCGCGGCTTCCGGTTCACGCACGACACGAAGAACATCGCGGAAGGCCCGCGCCTCTCCGCCTACAAATCGCTTGGTACCATGATGGAGAAGATGGAAGGCCAACTGGAACTCGCGTCGAAGATCCGGGCCGTCGACGCCGCCAACGTCGCAAGCCGCGTCATCGAGACGCACTTCCTTCCCGATCTCATCGGGAACCTGAGGGCGTTCAGCAAGCAGAGCATGCGCTGCACAAAATGCGGAACGAAGTACCGGCGCATCCCGCTCGCCGGCGTCTGCATCAAGGAGGCGGGCGGCAGACGTTGCGGAAACGGCCTCACGATGACGGTCCACGAGGCGTCGGTGAAGAAGTACCTTGAGGTCTCCAAGCGCATCAGCGAGAAATACGCGGTCGACGCCTACACGCGCCAGCGCATCGAACTCATCGAGGAGTCGATGAACTCGCTCTTCCTCTCGGACAAGGTGAAGAAGAGCAAGTTGAGCGATTTCATGTGA
- a CDS encoding DNA-directed DNA polymerase II small subunit, protein MKDVFDFLESRGVLLDPMAAAFLETQERPLEFLRESMSGMKDAPLVIALSDLQRLHAPPADASGSMGDLSFPSLFQAPSAAGGGYPGAPRLTPYAGFVAEMSELDRARDTSRGVSSPTLPVAPFTPVFASELPPGVSSDSPMVEVVRDITGQSSCVGELADFKRHFQDRYRSIKAMLRSRPELQGFTTIDRIWQGTGEVKVVGMVSSVRKTKNGHLLIDLDDETGSASVLASQKNPDCIKAAESIVQDEVIGVIGKIFKKDPRDKGLVILNEPNDIIRPDIPLQRVSARSTRNVSAAFISDIHFGSKTFLSREWDRFIEWMNGRHGDERERAKARNVKYLVVSGDVVDGVGVYPRQRNELAITSIMDQYAEAARQFARLPQGVEVIMLPGEHDAVRQAEPQPTFPLKVQKLFRPGVKFVGNPCRFKIEGVSVLAYHGHGLDDYMTSVKGLTYSDPLGAMREMIKRRHLCPVYGGRTPIAPEHKDHLVIESAPDIFVTGHVHSARVGTYRGVTLVNSSTWQDKTDYQKMLGLAPEPARVPIIDLASGQASILDFNYNSSNVAS, encoded by the coding sequence GTGAAAGACGTTTTCGATTTCCTTGAGAGCCGTGGGGTCCTTCTCGACCCAATGGCGGCGGCCTTCCTCGAAACACAGGAGCGGCCGCTCGAATTCCTCCGGGAATCGATGTCCGGGATGAAGGACGCGCCGCTCGTCATCGCCCTCTCCGACCTTCAACGGCTTCACGCGCCGCCGGCGGACGCTTCAGGGTCGATGGGCGATCTCTCCTTCCCGTCCCTGTTCCAAGCGCCGTCGGCTGCCGGCGGTGGATATCCCGGCGCCCCCCGGTTAACGCCCTATGCGGGGTTCGTCGCCGAGATGTCAGAGTTGGATCGCGCTCGCGACACGTCGCGCGGCGTTTCTTCACCCACCCTTCCCGTGGCACCCTTCACGCCCGTGTTCGCCTCCGAGTTGCCGCCGGGCGTCTCCTCGGATAGTCCCATGGTGGAGGTCGTGAGGGACATCACTGGCCAGTCTTCATGCGTCGGGGAACTCGCGGACTTCAAGAGACATTTCCAGGACCGGTACAGGTCCATCAAGGCGATGCTGCGAAGCCGCCCGGAGCTCCAAGGCTTCACCACGATCGACCGCATCTGGCAGGGCACGGGCGAAGTGAAGGTCGTCGGCATGGTGAGCTCGGTGCGGAAGACGAAGAACGGCCATCTCCTCATCGATCTGGACGACGAGACGGGTTCCGCGTCGGTGCTCGCGTCGCAGAAGAACCCGGATTGCATCAAGGCGGCCGAGTCCATCGTCCAGGACGAGGTGATAGGTGTCATCGGGAAGATCTTCAAGAAGGATCCTCGCGACAAAGGATTGGTCATCCTCAACGAGCCAAACGACATCATCCGGCCGGATATCCCGCTCCAACGGGTCTCGGCCCGTTCGACGAGGAACGTGTCCGCCGCGTTCATCAGCGACATCCACTTCGGGTCGAAGACATTCCTCTCGCGTGAATGGGATCGCTTCATCGAATGGATGAACGGCCGTCACGGCGACGAGCGGGAGCGTGCGAAGGCAAGGAACGTGAAGTACCTCGTCGTGAGCGGTGACGTCGTCGACGGGGTCGGCGTCTATCCGCGTCAAAGGAACGAACTTGCCATCACCAGCATCATGGACCAGTACGCCGAGGCCGCGCGTCAGTTCGCCCGGCTCCCGCAAGGCGTCGAAGTGATAATGCTCCCGGGAGAGCATGACGCGGTCCGGCAGGCGGAACCGCAGCCGACTTTCCCTCTCAAAGTGCAGAAGCTCTTCAGGCCCGGCGTCAAGTTCGTGGGAAACCCGTGCAGGTTCAAGATCGAGGGCGTGAGCGTCCTCGCCTATCATGGGCACGGGCTCGACGATTACATGACGTCCGTGAAAGGCCTCACGTACAGCGACCCCCTCGGCGCGATGCGGGAAATGATCAAGAGGCGCCACCTCTGCCCCGTCTACGGGGGACGGACACCAATAGCGCCAGAGCACAAGGACCACCTCGTCATCGAGAGCGCGCCGGACATCTTCGTCACCGGCCACGTGCATTCGGCGAGGGTGGGGACGTATCGCGGGGTGACTCTCGTGAATTCCTCCACATGGCAGGACAAGACCGATTACCAGAAGATGCTCGGCCTCGCGCCGGAGCCGGCACGCGTCCCGATCATAGACTTGGCGTCTGGTCAGGCGTCAATCCTGGATTTCAATTACAACTCATCGAACGTCGCGTCGTAG
- a CDS encoding ORC1-type DNA replication protein, which produces MARSRLFDSLLQREPIFRNKEVLQARYTPEELPHRQSQVAQLASILVPALRGETPSNVFIYGKTGTGKTAVAKYVGNEIERTGRELNKSVNYIYVNCEEVDTQYRVLTNIANHLSKSGGGRVPFTGWPTDEVMSRLKERIDARDGATIIILDEVDKLVKNAGGDVLYNLTRLNASLHNARVSMIGISNDLNFTDHLDSRVKSSLAQEEMVFHPYNSGQLEDILRQRAKVAFKDGILDDGVIQLCAALAAHEHGDARRALDLLRVSAEVAERDNAKRVNEGNVRLAQKKIEIDRVSEVVKTLPTQSKLVLLASLRMAQGQNLGFSVTNLLTTGEVYNAYSSLCRQVTMETLTQRRVTDLISELDSLGILNAKVISKGRYGRTKQIQVSVPIEETLAVLYEDETIAATAGTALVKQVPLA; this is translated from the coding sequence ATGGCACGAAGCAGACTATTCGACAGCTTGTTGCAAAGAGAACCGATCTTCAGGAACAAGGAGGTCCTCCAAGCGCGCTATACGCCAGAGGAACTCCCGCACAGGCAATCCCAGGTGGCGCAGCTTGCGTCCATACTCGTCCCGGCGTTACGCGGCGAGACGCCTTCGAACGTTTTCATCTACGGGAAGACAGGCACAGGGAAGACCGCCGTCGCGAAATACGTGGGAAACGAGATCGAGCGGACGGGCCGCGAACTCAACAAGTCCGTGAACTACATCTACGTGAACTGCGAGGAGGTCGACACCCAGTACCGTGTCCTCACCAACATCGCGAACCACTTGAGCAAAAGCGGCGGCGGACGCGTCCCGTTCACGGGGTGGCCCACAGACGAAGTGATGTCTCGGCTCAAGGAGCGTATCGACGCTCGCGACGGGGCCACCATCATAATCCTCGACGAAGTGGACAAACTGGTGAAGAACGCCGGCGGAGACGTGCTCTACAACCTCACAAGGCTCAATGCGAGCCTCCATAATGCGCGCGTCTCGATGATCGGCATATCGAACGACCTCAACTTCACCGACCACCTTGACAGCCGCGTGAAATCGAGCCTTGCGCAGGAAGAGATGGTCTTCCACCCGTACAACTCCGGGCAACTCGAGGACATCCTCCGCCAACGCGCGAAGGTCGCTTTCAAGGACGGCATCCTCGACGACGGCGTCATACAGCTCTGCGCGGCTCTCGCGGCGCACGAGCATGGGGACGCGCGACGCGCATTGGACCTCCTTCGCGTGTCGGCGGAGGTCGCCGAGCGCGACAACGCGAAACGCGTGAACGAGGGGAACGTGAGACTCGCCCAGAAGAAGATCGAGATAGACCGCGTCTCGGAGGTGGTAAAGACGCTTCCCACACAGAGCAAACTCGTGCTCCTTGCTTCTTTGCGGATGGCGCAAGGGCAGAACCTGGGATTTAGCGTTACGAACCTCCTCACGACGGGCGAGGTCTACAACGCGTATTCGTCCCTTTGCAGGCAGGTCACGATGGAGACGTTGACGCAAAGACGCGTCACAGACCTCATATCGGAGCTCGACAGCCTCGGCATCCTGAACGCGAAGGTCATCAGCAAGGGCCGATACGGGCGCACCAAACAGATCCAGGTATCCGTCCCCATCGAAGAGACGCTGGCGGTCCTTTACGAGGACGAGACCATCGCGGCCACTGCCGGCACGGCGCTCGTGAAGCAGGTACCGCTCGCCTGA
- a CDS encoding GTPase HflX, whose translation MKRDVILMSPGGDETEMRDLLASLRWTVLASVRQRNRRPDPSRFFGKGKLDEAREVLADWTKRLIDERAAGLSGEDAGLPADASDAIVDAVFDADERARTGKSRGQARGRKDAVSKRQWGTRKRSKKPSRRQRALVVRPTVVVDAELKASQLAGIENALGGAEVFDRTRVILEIFQERAQNEEARLQVEAARLRYEMPLVREYIRLAKLGEHPGFMAGGEYGVNQYFDTIQKRATKVNRELEHIGSERAARRKHRRRGGFLLVSLAGYTNAGKSSLMRRLSGENVLVENRMFSTLDTKTARLTFRSASEEEPAGARPASDVNGKASETGAHQDDSSRRMSRDDVAKTDEAQDLREGQPPVGEDRGQGQRPVLVTDTVGFIRDLPPWLIKAFRSTLEEIALSDVIILVVDASDAPEEIADRFQASYQVLLGFERIPTLVVALNKSDLLPSDEERDEARRVVIDPGLVPDDRVVFTSTKTGEGLDRLVDVATRLLADGSPEDPSW comes from the coding sequence TTGAAACGCGACGTCATACTCATGTCACCTGGCGGGGACGAGACGGAGATGCGGGACCTCCTCGCTTCCCTAAGATGGACGGTCCTTGCGAGTGTGCGCCAGCGTAACCGCCGGCCTGATCCGAGCCGGTTCTTCGGAAAAGGCAAACTCGACGAGGCGCGCGAAGTCCTCGCCGATTGGACGAAACGGCTGATCGACGAGCGGGCGGCGGGGCTTTCGGGCGAGGACGCGGGACTACCGGCCGACGCGAGCGACGCGATCGTGGATGCAGTGTTCGATGCGGATGAACGGGCCCGCACGGGCAAGAGTAGGGGCCAAGCGAGGGGCCGTAAGGATGCCGTTTCGAAGAGGCAATGGGGAACAAGAAAACGCTCGAAGAAGCCGAGTCGAAGGCAACGCGCACTGGTGGTGCGACCGACCGTCGTGGTCGACGCGGAACTGAAGGCTTCACAACTTGCGGGGATAGAGAACGCCTTGGGCGGGGCGGAGGTCTTCGACCGTACGCGTGTCATCCTCGAGATATTCCAGGAGCGCGCCCAGAACGAAGAGGCGCGTCTCCAAGTGGAGGCGGCGCGCCTACGTTACGAGATGCCGCTTGTGCGCGAGTACATCCGGTTGGCAAAGCTGGGCGAGCATCCGGGTTTCATGGCGGGGGGCGAGTACGGCGTCAACCAGTACTTCGACACCATCCAAAAGCGAGCGACGAAAGTGAACCGCGAGCTCGAACACATCGGAAGCGAGCGGGCGGCAAGACGGAAACACCGGCGACGCGGCGGGTTCCTTCTCGTGAGTCTCGCGGGCTACACGAATGCAGGAAAGAGCAGTCTCATGAGACGTCTATCCGGCGAGAACGTGCTCGTGGAGAACCGGATGTTCTCCACCCTCGACACCAAGACGGCCAGGTTGACGTTCCGAAGCGCATCGGAGGAGGAGCCGGCAGGGGCGAGGCCGGCGTCGGATGTGAATGGCAAGGCGTCCGAGACCGGTGCGCATCAAGATGATAGTTCGAGGCGGATGTCGCGCGATGACGTCGCAAAAACGGATGAGGCGCAAGATCTTAGAGAAGGGCAGCCGCCTGTGGGTGAAGACCGTGGTCAAGGACAGCGGCCTGTACTCGTCACCGACACCGTTGGTTTCATCCGGGATCTGCCGCCGTGGCTCATCAAAGCGTTCAGGTCGACGCTCGAGGAGATCGCCTTGTCCGACGTCATCATACTGGTGGTAGACGCTTCGGACGCGCCCGAAGAGATAGCCGACCGGTTCCAGGCGAGTTATCAAGTGCTTCTCGGGTTCGAGCGGATCCCGACGCTCGTCGTCGCTTTGAACAAGAGCGACCTTCTCCCTTCCGACGAAGAGCGCGATGAAGCGCGTCGCGTCGTGATCGATCCGGGGCTTGTTCCCGATGATCGCGTCGTTTTCACTTCCACGAAGACGGGTGAAGGGTTGGACCGCTTGGTGGATGTGGCTACGCGACTGCTTGCCGACGGGTCGCCCGAGGATCCGTCTTGGTAG
- a CDS encoding metallophosphoesterase family protein translates to MKIAVLSDIHSNLHALKAVMEDVTAMDVDMIVSLGDMVGYNAFPNEVLDILVQSDVKMILGNHDRAAVTGDVFGFNPVAIEGVRFSTKQLRAAHKDLLDGLPETLSLDIDGTKLDLFHGSPRQPLMEYVYPDDLPKVGPGFWDQTGADVILLGHTHLPAQHGAGNKFIGNPGSVGQPRDSDPRSSYAILDPKKRRLQFKRVAYDIEAAAEANLDAGLPEFLASRLIAGK, encoded by the coding sequence GTGAAGATAGCCGTCCTCTCCGACATACACTCCAACCTCCACGCCCTCAAGGCGGTCATGGAGGATGTCACGGCAATGGACGTGGACATGATCGTGAGCCTCGGCGACATGGTCGGTTACAACGCCTTCCCGAACGAGGTCCTCGACATCCTTGTCCAATCAGATGTCAAGATGATCCTTGGTAACCACGACCGGGCGGCCGTGACCGGCGACGTGTTCGGGTTCAACCCCGTCGCGATCGAAGGCGTTCGGTTCAGCACGAAACAGCTACGCGCAGCCCACAAGGACCTCCTTGATGGTCTGCCCGAGACCCTTTCGCTCGACATCGACGGCACCAAACTGGACCTTTTCCATGGCTCACCGAGGCAACCCCTCATGGAATACGTCTACCCGGATGATCTACCGAAGGTCGGGCCGGGTTTCTGGGACCAGACCGGCGCAGACGTGATCCTCCTCGGTCATACGCATTTACCGGCCCAACACGGCGCCGGAAACAAGTTCATTGGAAACCCTGGAAGCGTCGGCCAGCCACGCGACAGCGATCCGCGCTCGTCCTACGCGATCCTCGACCCGAAGAAACGTCGCCTCCAGTTCAAGCGTGTCGCCTACGACATAGAGGCCGCCGCCGAAGCGAACCTCGACGCAGGCCTTCCAGAATTCTTGGCGTCCAGGCTCATCGCGGGGAAATAA
- a CDS encoding PRC-barrel domain-containing protein produces MKILASDIRGKTVMSDEGLMLGRLRNVVVNTESGDLSQVLVEPSEDVDPRLFKRDPKGYILFPFEAVKSIKDVIVIETK; encoded by the coding sequence ATGAAGATTCTCGCTTCGGATATCCGTGGTAAGACTGTCATGTCGGACGAGGGATTGATGCTCGGCCGGCTGAGGAACGTGGTCGTGAACACCGAGAGCGGCGACCTCTCGCAAGTGCTTGTGGAACCGTCTGAAGACGTCGACCCCCGGCTTTTCAAGAGGGATCCGAAGGGCTACATCCTGTTCCCGTTCGAAGCGGTCAAGTCCATCAAGGACGTCATTGTGATTGAGACCAAGTAG
- a CDS encoding class II glutamine amidotransferase — MCRMMGVYTRSTIKPEMLERFKLLASDGKVAAGDREADSRRRGTEGSTSGDDKAPGHHDGWGIGFYNGLNEPEYAGRFANSAAMDTVHYDAAVKKAAASTSRIALAHVRKCSVGNKSVENTHPFFEGDWMFCHNGTIDNFHGRPPIEPKGTTDSERFFKFLANDIRKGAEPAEAAGSLLAEVTRRYKYTSITFLLTNGRKLYGFRMANPDLGKENEDYYTIHAARDGDAIILGQEPLWGLQWREVPNKHYIVVDPKLTVDLRPIPHVGE, encoded by the coding sequence ATGTGCCGCATGATGGGCGTCTACACGCGCTCGACGATCAAGCCAGAGATGCTCGAGAGGTTCAAACTCCTGGCCAGCGACGGGAAGGTGGCCGCAGGGGATCGCGAAGCGGACTCTAGGCGCCGGGGAACCGAAGGTTCCACGAGCGGAGACGACAAAGCACCCGGCCACCACGACGGGTGGGGCATCGGCTTCTACAACGGCCTCAACGAGCCCGAGTACGCGGGCCGCTTCGCGAATAGCGCTGCCATGGACACGGTCCACTACGATGCGGCGGTCAAGAAGGCCGCCGCCTCGACGTCGCGGATCGCCCTAGCCCACGTGCGAAAATGCAGTGTGGGGAACAAATCGGTGGAGAACACGCACCCCTTCTTCGAAGGCGATTGGATGTTCTGCCACAACGGGACCATCGACAACTTCCACGGACGGCCCCCCATTGAACCCAAGGGGACCACCGACAGCGAGCGGTTCTTCAAGTTCCTGGCCAACGACATAAGGAAAGGAGCCGAGCCGGCGGAGGCCGCAGGGTCCTTGTTGGCCGAGGTCACGCGTCGTTACAAGTACACTTCGATCACGTTCCTCCTGACCAACGGGAGAAAACTCTACGGGTTCAGGATGGCGAACCCGGACCTTGGCAAGGAGAATGAGGACTACTACACGATCCACGCGGCCCGCGATGGCGACGCAATCATCCTCGGACAGGAACCCCTCTGGGGCCTTCAATGGAGGGAGGTCCCGAACAAGCATTACATCGTCGTCGACCCGAAGCTCACGGTGGACCTCAGGCCGATACCGCACGTCGGGGAATGA
- a CDS encoding thermonuclease family protein yields MSRAPFVLLAMSLVGGCTTAGPPGVAGLCVDTFDDIVTNIVDGDTLDVAECGRIRLALVDTPERGQEGYENATDFTRAVCPVGANATVDIDSGQPMDTTGTRRVAVVFCGGDNLNAELLVAGHAVILVQFCDESEFTDEEWAREQCARPD; encoded by the coding sequence GTGTCTCGGGCCCCATTCGTACTTCTTGCCATGTCGCTTGTCGGCGGCTGCACGACCGCGGGGCCGCCGGGTGTAGCCGGCTTGTGCGTGGACACGTTCGACGACATCGTCACGAACATCGTCGACGGCGATACCCTTGACGTGGCCGAGTGCGGACGAATCCGTCTTGCGCTCGTCGATACACCCGAACGGGGGCAGGAAGGGTACGAGAACGCCACCGACTTCACACGTGCGGTTTGCCCGGTCGGCGCCAACGCCACGGTTGATATCGACTCAGGCCAGCCCATGGACACGACGGGGACGAGGCGAGTGGCCGTGGTGTTCTGCGGCGGGGATAATCTGAATGCCGAACTATTGGTCGCGGGGCACGCCGTCATTCTGGTGCAATTCTGCGACGAGAGCGAGTTTACGGACGAGGAGTGGGCGCGCGAACAATGCGCGCGGCCTGATTGA